A part of Scleropages formosus chromosome 3, fSclFor1.1, whole genome shotgun sequence genomic DNA contains:
- the LOC108925994 gene encoding galactose-3-O-sulfotransferase 4, which translates to MTVRRWSGHLWRHRGTFLLVTLVTTLLLILWASQLLQHPRGRHIAPAVERIPYSKHVPTIIAPPTAHRGGGGQMPKLRPPRNPSEHPARRKRRHLPPVAFLKMSKTGGSTVQNILFRLGERESVTFAFPYYTYQFSYPRRFRAEFVDDLPAGSTQYDILCSHMRLDMGQLRQVMPLNTVYLSLLRDPVHTFESVFSYYMSTVPAFTLAQRAAASHSKSALHVFLEAPESFWDPAEPWNGLARNPMSFDLGLNNWGWNSSWAEDLARLDQKFQLIMVAEHFDESLVLLKDLLQLDLEELAYVRLNTRSAKDVVNLSEEMRARIRSWNSLDVLLYDFFLRAFWEKAERYGMNRLRREVAGLRAVVEGFRRRCLSREGVLPVELGDLIRPWQSDSATILGYELRGNLTDPEQETCLRLVLPELQYHSYLYFQQYGRDMRSVPEE; encoded by the exons ATGACTGTACGTCGGTGGTCTGGCCACCTGTGGAGACACCGTGGGACGTTTCTTCTTGTTACCTTGGTGACTACCCTGCTTCTCATACTCTGGGCCTCTCAACTCCTGCAGCATCCCAG GGGCAGACACATTGCACCGGCTGTAGAGAGGATACCTTACAGCAAACATGTTCCTACCATCATAGCCCCCCCCACAGCCCacaggggaggagggggtcaAATGCCAAAATTACGGCCTCCCCGCAACCCCAGTGAGCATCCTgcaaggagaaagaggaggcaTCTTCCCCCAGTGGCTTTCCTCAAGATGTCAAAAACTGGTGGTAGCACCGTGCAGAACATCCTGTTCCGgctgggggagagggagagTGTCACCTTCGCCTTCCCATACTACACCTACCAGTTCAGCTACCCACGGAG GTTCCGTGCTGAGTTTGTAGATGACTTGCCAGCGGGTTCCACACAGTATGACATTCTGTGCAGCCACATGCGTCTGGATATGGGACAGCTGAGGCAGGTGATGCCCCTGAACACAGTCTACCTGTCTTTGTTGCGGGACCCTGTTCACACCTTTGAGTCCGTGTTTAGCTACTACATGTCCACTGTGCCAGCCTTCACGCTAGCCCAAAGAGCTGCTGCATCCCACAGCAAGTCAGCACTTCATGTCTTCTTGGAGGCCCCAGAATCCTTCTGGGATCCTGCAGAGCCCTGGAATGGCTTGGCACGAAACCCTATGAGCTTTGACCTGGGCCTCAACAACTGGGGCTGGAATTCTTCATGGGCAGAGGATCTGGCACGCCTAGATCAGAAATTTCAGCTGATCATGGTGGCTGAGCATTTTGATGAGTCACTGGTCCTCCTAAAGGACCTCTTGCAGCTGGATCTGGAGGAGCTGGCCTATGTGCGCCTAAACACCCGCAGCGCAAAGGACGTTGTCAACCTGAGTGAAGAGATGAGGGCCCGAATTCGCTCCTGGAACAGCCTGGATGTGCTGCTTTATGACTTCTTCCTTCgggcattctgggaaaaggCTGAGCGATACGGCATGAACAGGTTGCGGAGAGAGGTGGCAGGACTGAGGGCAGTGGTGGAAGGCTTCAGGCGCAGGTGTCTGTCCAGGGAAGGGGTTCTGCCAGTGGAGCTAGGGGACTTGATCAGGCCTTGGCAGTCTGACTCCGCTACCATCCTGGGGTATGAATTACGGGGGAACCTGACAGACCCAGAGCAGGAAACCTGCTTGAGGCTTGTGCTGCCTGAGTTACAGTACCACTCATACCTGTACTTCCAGCAGTATGGTCGTGACATGAGGTCTGTTCCTGAAGAGTAG